In one window of Thalassococcus arenae DNA:
- a CDS encoding alpha/beta hydrolase encodes MLRVVLMLCLIVAVPGCAARGVLSILPGVTAPGAVIQPVFIATNRLPSQQAETGLFQQRFGETRDPTLRYARLDVSIPPGHLPGRIEWPGGQLPDPSQHFVVAQEDRLDRGDFLRALQTAGAGQVDVLLFVHGYNVNNAEAAYRLAQIAHDFDADLPVIAYSWPSAGSPRGYVYDRDSVIFSRDGLEELLLALTGPGGRRVLIVAHSMGSQLVMETLRQMAIGGKGTALSRLAGVALISPDIDEDVFLRQAARIQPFPQPFLLMVSSRDRILDVSAFLTGKPSRLGSIENPTRLGDLPVEIIDLSTVEGGDRLGHSTAFTSPAAITLIRDTTR; translated from the coding sequence ATGCTCCGTGTCGTTCTCATGCTGTGCCTGATCGTCGCCGTGCCGGGTTGCGCCGCGCGCGGCGTGCTGAGCATCCTGCCCGGCGTGACGGCACCCGGTGCCGTGATCCAGCCGGTCTTCATCGCGACCAACCGGCTGCCGTCGCAGCAGGCCGAAACCGGCCTTTTCCAGCAGCGCTTCGGTGAAACCCGCGATCCGACGCTGCGCTATGCGCGGCTCGACGTGTCGATACCGCCGGGGCATCTGCCGGGTCGGATCGAATGGCCGGGCGGGCAGCTTCCCGACCCGTCGCAGCATTTCGTCGTGGCCCAAGAGGATCGCCTGGATCGCGGCGATTTCCTGCGCGCCCTGCAGACGGCCGGGGCGGGGCAGGTGGATGTGCTGCTGTTCGTGCATGGCTACAACGTCAACAACGCGGAAGCCGCCTACCGGTTGGCGCAGATCGCCCACGATTTCGATGCCGACCTGCCGGTCATCGCCTATTCCTGGCCCTCGGCCGGCAGCCCGCGCGGCTATGTCTACGACCGCGACAGCGTGATCTTTTCCCGCGACGGGCTGGAAGAGCTGCTTCTGGCGCTGACCGGGCCGGGCGGGCGGCGTGTGCTGATCGTGGCGCATTCCATGGGCAGCCAGCTGGTGATGGAGACGCTGCGCCAGATGGCGATCGGCGGCAAGGGCACGGCGCTGTCGCGGCTGGCCGGCGTGGCGTTGATCTCGCCCGATATCGACGAAGACGTGTTCCTGCGTCAGGCCGCACGCATCCAGCCCTTTCCGCAACCCTTCCTGCTGATGGTGTCCAGCCGTGACCGTATCCTGGATGTCTCGGCCTTCCTGACCGGCAAGCCCAGCCGCCTGGGCTCGATCGAGAATCCGACCCGCCTGGGCGACCTGCCGGTCGAGATCATCGACCTGTCGACCGTCGAAGGCGGCGACCGGCTGGGCCATTCCACCGCCTTCACCTCGCCCGCGGCGATCACGCTGATCCGCGACACGACCCGCTGA